In the Telopea speciosissima isolate NSW1024214 ecotype Mountain lineage chromosome 2, Tspe_v1, whole genome shotgun sequence genome, one interval contains:
- the LOC122652361 gene encoding UDP-glycosyltransferase 73C3-like, producing MASSIDNHELHFILIPMMAQGHMIPMIDIARLLAQQGVTITIVTTPLNAFRFQSIINRAAESGLRIRLLKLRFPSTEFGLPDGCENLDNLPSRELIKNFCKATSMLQPALEQALQEMEPHPSCLISDMALPWTSHTALKFGIPRFYFNGMCCFSLLCNQNLLRYKPHESVQSDSEPFVVPGMPHRIELTKAQLMRTICDDESSFQEYRIQIRESERTSDGVLINSFYELETCYVDEYQKLMGKKVWCVGPVSLYNKEASDKAERGNKAAIDPHQCLEWLDSREADSVVYVCLGSLCPLTPSQLIEIGLALERSNHPFIWVIKQGNNNKPSEELERWLSEERFEEKIKGRGLLIRGWAPQVLILSHRAVGVFITHCGWNSTLEGVSAGVSMITWPMFGDQFYNEKVIVQILGIGVRVDVDISVHIGEGEKVGVYVKREEVEKAIGLLMNGGEDGEVIRKKAREVGEIARKAVEEGGSSHLNISLFVQDIKHQVAEKHSETNRKERS from the coding sequence ATGGCTTCTTCCATTGATAACCATGAGCTTCACTTCATTCTGATTCCTATGATGGCTCAAGGCCACATGATTCCAATGATAGACATAGCCAGATTGCTAGCCCAACAAGGTGTTACAATCACCATCGTCACTACCCCACTTAACGCTTTTCGATTCCAATCGATCATCAATCGAGCTGCCGAATCCGGACTTCGAATTCGACTTCTCAAACTTCGTTTCCCATCTACAGAATTCGGATTACCAGATGGGTGTGAGAATCTCGACAATCTCCCCTCACGAGAACTGATCAAAAACTTCTGCAAAGCTACGAGCATGCTCCAACCAGCCTTAGAACAAGCACTTCAAGAAATGGAACCACACCCAAGCTGCTTAATCTCCGATATGGCTCTTCCATGGACATCTCATACGGCTCTTAAGTTTGGAATTCCAAGGTTTTACTTCAATGGTATGTGTTGCTTCAGTCTCTTGTGCAACCAAAACTTACTCCGTTACAAGCCACATGAAAGTGTCCAATCCGATTCAGAGCCCTTTGTGGTTCCAGGCATGCCTCATCGAATCGAGCTAACAAAGGCTCAGCTAATGAGAACTATTTGTGACGATGAATCCTCTTTCCAAGAATATCGAATACAAATTAGAGAATCTGAGCGAACATCGGATGGTGTGTTGATCAACAGTTTTTACGAATTGGAAACTTGTTATGTGGATGAGTATCAGAAGCTTATGGGGAAGAAAGTTTGGTGTGTTGGCCCTGTTTCACTATACAACAAGGAAGCTTCAGATAAGGCTGAGAGAGGtaataaagcagccattgaTCCTCATCAATGCTTGGAGTGGTTGGATTCGAGGGAAGCAGATTCTGTCGTTTACGTTTGTCTTGGAAGCCTATGTCCCTTGACTCCTTCACAATTGATAGAGATTGGGTTAGCTTTGGAGAGATCAAACCACCCATTCATATGGGTGATCAAACAAGGCAACAATAATAAACCATCAGAAGAGTTGGAGAGATGGTTATCGGAAGAAAGATTCGAAGAGAAGATCAAAGGAAGAGGGCTTTTGATTCGGGGCTGGGCGCCACAAGTGTTGATCTTGTCGCACAGGGCGGTGGGAGTGTTCATAACACATTGTGGGTGGAATTCAACTCTGGAAGGGGTGAGCGCAGGTGTGTCTATGATAACATGGCCCATGTTTGGAGATCAATTCTATAATGAGAAGGTGATTGTGCAGATTTTGGGGATTGGAGTAAGGGTTGATGTGGACATCTCTGTTCATATCGGAGAAGGTGAAAAGGTTGGGGTATATgtaaagagagaagaagttgAGAAGGCTATAGGGTTGTTAATGAATGGTGGAGAGGACGGAGAAGTGATAAGGAAGAAAGCGAGAGAGGTTGGGGAGATAGCAAGGAAAGCAGTTGAAGAGGGGGGTTCTTCTCATCTCAACATTTCACTCTTTGTTCAAGATATCAAGCATCAGGTTGCAGAGAAACATTCAGAAACAAACAGGAAGGAGAGGAgttga
- the LOC122650450 gene encoding anthocyanidin 3-O-glucosyltransferase 4-like, giving the protein MGLPWTSHTTLKFGIPRFFFNGMSCFSLLCNQNLLCYKPHESVESDSEPFVVPGMPHQIELTKAQLLGSVHDDDPSITEIRKQVREAERTADGVVSNSFYELETCYVDEYQKLMGKKAWCVGPVSLYNKEASDKAERGNKAAIDEDQCLEWLDSREAESVIYVCLGSLCPLAPSQLIEIGLALERSNRPFVWVIREGNNNKPSEELERLEQRTKGRGLLIRGWAPQVLILSHRAVGVFVTHCGWNSTLEGVSAGVPMIIWPMFADQFYNEKLIVQILGIGVRVGVDVSCQMGEGEKFGVYVKEEGVEKAIGILMDGEEEGEVVTKKAREVGEIAIRAVEEGGSSHLNISLFIQDIKHQVVEKQSRRRGVDLK; this is encoded by the coding sequence ATGGGTCTTCCATGGACATCTCATACTACTCTTAAGTTTGGAATTCCAAGGTTTTTCTTCAATGGTATGTCTTGCTTCAGTCTCTTGTGCAACCAAAACTTACTATGTTACAAGCCGCATGAAAGTGTCGAATCCGATTCGGAGCCCTTTGTGGTTCCAGGCATGCCTCATCAAATCGAGCTAACAAAGGCTCAGTTATTGGGAAGTGTTCATGACGATGATCCCTCTATCACAGAAATCAGAAAACAAGTCAGAGAAGCTGAGCGAACGGCGGATGGTGTGGTGAGTAATAGTTTTTACGAATTGGAAACTTGTTATGTGGATGAGTACCAGAAGCTTATGGGGAAGAAAGCTTGGTGTGTTGGCCCTGTTTCACTATACAACAAGGAAGCCTCAGATAAGGCTGAGAGAGGtaataaagcagccattgaTGAGGACCAATGCTTGGAGTGGTTGGATTCTAGAGAAGCAGAGTCTGTCATTTACGTTTGTCTTGGAAGCCTATGTCCCTTGGCTCCTTCACAATTGATTGAGATTGGGTTGGCTTTGGAGAGATCGAATCGCCCATTTGTATGGGTGATCAgagaaggaaacaacaataaaCCGTCAGAAGAATTGGAGAGATTGGAACAGAGGACCAAAGGAAGAGGGCTTTTGATTCGAGGCTGGGCACCACAAGTGTTGATCTTGTCACACAGGGCAGTGGGAGTTTTCGTAACACATTGTGGGTGGAATTCGACCCTGGAAGGGGTAAGTGCAGGTGTGCCTATGATAATATGGCCGATGTTTGCAGATCAATTCTATAACGAGAAACTGATTGTGCAGATTTTGGGGATTGGAGTAAGGGTTGGTGTGGATGTCTCTTGTCAGATGGGGGAAGGTGAAAAGTTTGGGGTTTATGTGAAGGAAGAAGGGGTTGAGAAGGCAATTGGGATTTTAATGGATggtgaagaggaaggagaagtggTAACAAAGAAAGCAAGAGAGGTTGGGGAGATAGCAATCAGAGCAGTTGAAGAAGGGGGTTCTTCTCATCTCAATATCTCACTCTTTATTCAAGATATCAAACATCAGGTAGTAGAgaagcaatcaaggaggagaggAGTTGATTTGAAGTGA
- the LOC122650085 gene encoding UDP-glycosyltransferase 73C3-like produces MASYIDDNHALHFILIPLMAQGHMIPMTDIARLLAQQGVTVTIVTTPLNVFRFKSIIDRATQSGLRIRLLQLRFPSTEFGLPDGCENLDNLPSREMIKNFYEAASMLQPALEQALQEMEPHPSCLISDMALPWTSHTALKFGIPRFYFNGMCCFSLLCNQNLLRYKPHESVQSDSEPFVVPGMPHRIELTKDQLLRTVCDDESSFQEYRIQMRESERTSDGVLINSFYELETCYVDEYQKLMGKKVWCVGPVSLYNKEASDKAERGNKAAIDPHQCLEWLDSRETESIIYVCLGSLCPLAPSQLIEIGLALERSNHPFIWVIKQGNNNKPSEEFERWLSEERFEEKTKGRGLLIWGWAPQVLILSHRAVGVFITHCGWNSTLEGVSAGVPMITWPMFGDQFYNEKVIVQILGIGVRVGVDISVNIGEGEKVGVYVKGEEVEKAIGLLMDGGDEGEVIRKKAREVGEIARKAVEDGGSSYLNISLFVQDIKRQVAEKHSETNKKERS; encoded by the coding sequence ATGGCTTCTTACATTGATGATAACCATGCGCTTCACTTCATTCTGATTCCTTTGATGGCTCAAGGCCACATGATTCCAATGACAGACATAGCCAGATTGCTAGCCCAACAAGGCGTTACCGTCACTATCGTCACTACCCCACTTAACGTTTTTCGATTCAAATCCATCATTGATCGAGCCACCCAATCTGGCCTTCGAATCCGACTTCTCCAACTTCGTTTCCCATCTACAGAATTTGGATTACCAGATGGGTGTGAAAATCTCGACAATCTCCCCTCACGAGAAATGATCAAAAACTTCTACGAAGCTGCGAGCATGCTCCAACCGGCCTTAGAACAAGCACTTCAAGAAATGGAACCACACCCAAGCTGCTTAATCTCCGATATGGCTCTTCCATGGACATCTCATACGGCTCTTAAGTTTGGAATTCCAAGGTTTTACTTCAATGGTATGTGTTGCTTCAGTCTCTTGTGCAACCAAAACTTACTCCGTTACAAGCCACATGAAAGTGTCCAATCCGATTCGGAGCCATTTGTGGTTCCAGGCATGCCACATCGAATCGAGCTAACAAAGGATCAGCTACTGAGAACTGTTTGTGACGATGAATCCTCTTTCCAAGAATATCGAATACAAATGAGAGAATCTGAGCGAACATCAGATGGTGTGTTGATCAACAGTTTTTACGAATTGGAAACTTGTTATGTGGATGAGTATCAGAAGCTTATGGGGAAGAAAGTTTGGTGTGTTGGCCCTGTTTCACTATACAACAAGGAAGCTTCAGATAAGGCTGAGAGAGGtaataaagcagccattgaTCCTCATCAATGCTTGGAATGGTTGGATTCAAGAGAAACAGAGTCTATCATTTACGTTTGTCTTGGAAGCCTCTGTCCCTTGGCTCCTTCACAATTGATAGAGATTGGGTTAGCTTTGGAGAGATCAAACCACCCATTCATATGGGTGATCAAACAAGGCAACAATAATAAACCATCAGAAGAGTTTGAGAGATGGTTATCGGAAGAAAGATTCGAAGAGAAGACCAAAGGAAGAGGGCTTTTGATTTGGGGCTGGGCGCCACAAGTGTTGATCTTGTCGCATAGGGCGGTGGGAGTGTTCATAACACATTGTGGGTGGAATTCGACTCTGGAAGGGGTGAGCGCAGGTGTGCCTATGATAACATGGCCAATGTTTGGAGATCAATTCTATAACGAGAAGGTCATTGTGCAGATTTTGGGGATTGGAGTAAGGGTTGGTGTGGACATCTCTGTTAACATCGGAGAAGGTGAAAAGGTTGGGGTGTATGTGAAGGGAGAAGAGGTTGAGAAGGCTATAGGGTTGTTAATGGATGGTGGAGACGAAGGAGAAGTGATAAGGAAGAAAGCGAGAGAGGTTGGGGAGATAGCAAGGAAAGCAGTTGAAGATGGGGGTTCTTCTTATCTCAACATTTCACTCTTTGTTCAAGATATCAAGCGTCAGGTTGCAGAGAAACATTCAGAAACAAACAAGAAGGAGAGGAgttga
- the LOC122650449 gene encoding UDP-glycosyltransferase 73C3-like, translating to MVSSIENHELHFILIPMMAQGHMIPMTDIARLLAQQGVTITIVTTPLNAFRFKSIIDRANESGLRIRLLQLRFPSTEFGLPEGCENADHVPSKSMLKNFFDATRMLQPALEQSIPQMEPHPSCLISDMCLPWTSHTALKFGIPRFFFNGMSCFSLFCNQNLLYYKPHESIESDSEPFLVPGMPHRIELTKAQLLTSVCDDESPFQEYRIQMRESERTSDGVLINSFYELETCYVDEYQKLMGKKVWCVGPVSLYNKEASDKAERGNKAAIDPHQCLEWLDSREAESVIYVCLGSLCPLAPSQLIEIGLALERSNHPFIWVIKQGNNIKPSEELERWLSEERFEEKTKGRGLLIRGWAPQVLILSHRVVGVFITHCGWNSTLEGVSAGVPLITWPMFGDQFYNEKVIVQILGIGVRVGVDISVHIGEGEKVGVYVKREEVEKAIGLLMDGGEEGEVIRKKAREVGELARKAVEEGGSSHLNILLFVQDIKHQVAEKHSETDKKERS from the coding sequence ATGGTTTCTTCCATTGAAAACCATGAGCTTCATTTCATTCTGATTCCTATGATGGCTCAAGGCCACATGATTCCAATGACAGACATAGCCAGATTGCTAGCCCAACAAGGCGTTACCATCACCATCGTCACTACCCCACTTAACGCTTTTCGATTCAAATCCATCATCGATCGAGCCAATGAATCTGGCCTTCGAATCCGACTTCTCCAACTTCGTTTCCCTTCTACAGAATTTGGGCTACCAGAAGGGTGTGAGAACGCCGACCATGTCCCCTCAAAATCAATGCTGAAAAACTTCTTCGACGCTACGAGAATGCTTCAACCAGCCTTAGAACAATCTATTCCACAAATGGAGCCACACCCAAGTTGCTTAATCTCCGACATGTGTCTCCCATGGACATCCCATACAGCTCTTAAGTTCGGAATTCCAAGATTTTTCTTCAATGGTATGTCTTGCTTCAGTCTCTTCTGCAACCAAAACTTACTCTATTACAAGCCACATGAAAGTATCGAATCCGATTCAGAGCCATTTTTGGTTCCAGGCATGCCTCATCGAATTGAGCTAACAAAGGCTCAGCTACTGACAAGCGTTTGTGACGATGAATCCCCTTTCCAAGAATATCGAATACAAATGAGAGAATCTGAGCGAACATCGGATGGTGTGTTGATCAACAGTTTTTACGAATTGGAAACTTGTTATGTGGATGAGTATCAGAAGCTTATGGGGAAGAAAGTTTGGTGTGTTGGCCCTGTTTCACTATACAACAAGGAAGCTTCAGATAAGGCTGAGAGAGGtaataaagcagccattgaTCCTCATCAATGCTTGGAATGGTTGGATTCAAGAGAAGCAGAGTCTGTCATTTACGTATGTCTTGGAAGCCTATGTCCCTTGGCTCCTTCACAATTGATAGAGATTGGGTTAGCTTTGGAGAGATCAAACCACCCATTCATATGGGTAATCAAACAAGGCAACAATATTAAACCATCAGAAGAGTTGGAGAGATGGTTATCGGAAGAAAGATTCGAAGAGAAGACCAAAGGAAGAGGGCTTTTGATTCGGGGTTGGGCGCCACAAGTGTTGATCTTGTCGCACAGGGTGGTGGGAGTGTTCATAACACATTGTGGGTGGAATTCGACTCTGGAAGGGGTGAGCGCAGGTGTGCCTTTGATAACATGGCCCATGTTTGGAGATCAATTCTATAATGAGAAGGTGATTGTGCAGATTTTGGGGATTGGAGTAAGGGTTGGTGTGGACATCTCTGTTCATATCGGAGAAGGTGAAAAGGTTGGGGTATAtgtaaagagagaagaggttGAGAAGGCTATAGGGTTGTTAATGGATGgtggagaggaaggagaagtgaTAAGGAAGAAAGCGAGAGAGGTGGGGGAGTTAGCAAGGAAAGCAGTCGAAGAGGGGGGTTCTTCTCATCTCAAC